In Phormidium yuhuli AB48, one genomic interval encodes:
- a CDS encoding DUF4347 domain-containing protein gives MTQHQQSNHLLVVDVAIEAPEPLIQGAVSQAQVLKLTGERHPLCEISDYLEQHQTIDAVHLLAHGKPGAIQLGQTWLTQQNLDRWGHQLRQWSQFLRPQASVILYGCRTAAGALGQEFLNHLHQLLGVTVAASTQVVGQGNWQFDRILRPESSRESAKDAATVPYQIPLPFHRNTLASYPGTFDIPNFLYATDDAGESTPSRLYIINPDTGDLETFNGGTFRQLSARTFALSRDADGKLFYTGPERIGTDDRVSVYRFDPDTGEDRKIGFFRPTTIEDATGRPILRLGQDRDGRIYAMTNQNQVIYRLDVSATGEFAENYEIPLTEITIPNQAGIRGQGGGDLAFDPQNPNVLFVSSRGPGTNNEYRIYRLTLTNDAVTNVQLAGIAVDNNGNNLGGGGSLAFGADQNIYFNAGTVMYRLTRQQLNTGGTLTAQKIEDFTDRVRGGNLSDFASLPQEIAALVVSVEKESDGENLVPGDEIVYTITIENKGSNRIPNVIVSDPIPDGIASFSWRRTIGGSTSTGTGAIADDNFPLDAGQTAVYRITATIQSSSNLNSETIVNEASVRAPGFAFLEEPNNPNSRRVNTLFGSDRITLANTPPEVQDDLVTTPPGETTPITGILGTDPNGIREYIIETLPSGGTLRLNGQEVTPGQVIPANQIQNLSFTANNNFNGSSFTYTAVDNLGLPSDNRGTITLNSPPTATGGSETVPPGSATNLSDSLLSASDPDGNVDFFKITELPPTSQGRLFIGDPDRGGREVRPDERLTPEQLDQLFFKAEPGFTGTTFKFIAIDNDGGRSRPAEVSLDVGNSPPDTNNVLQVIEPGTPVTLEGLGGTDLEDNDDDLRFEIVELPGQGTLTLDGRNVTRGQRLTAEELSRLQFQFPEGFSGNTSFKYAAIDTEGLKDPTPGTVFLKTEGSNIPPETNEVTQNVPPNTFGGANQIPAGIATRLTGLGGDDPDGEVQEFRITQAPRNGTLFLGDPGDGGRALGTGDRIPKNRINDVFFLPGNNFNGTDFRYAAIDNDGKEDPTPALVTLNVGNRFPDTNNVTNPLPDPGDIIRLSGLGGSDADGRVVGFVINSLPNRGTLFLGHPQAGGVRVEEGQILTVGEIGRLFLDVGGGTGDIRFTYSAIDNLGAIDPIPGQVLFTDRTTAPGDEDDDEDEDDGLFPELGTPSPTPIGTPSPSPSPSPEPEPEEDLESRCPPKPEKPEIPDLPELPDIRRRMPDSLPVLEVDGLEQLNSRETSENTDGDTVVGGSEDNDIRGSAGDDQLRGGDGNDLIVTGGGNNELAGNAGDDTILGHVGSDTIYGGRDNDLILGRGGNNVIWGDRGDDTISGGPGDDIIGGGPQSRTPDFEGSNDLIYGDAGNDTIFGNLGNNSLSGGDGDDLIFGGQGDDLIFGDAGNDTLKGEAGNDTLVGSPDTIEPVSNEDQLPVQEDILPDGEGLTLGELTFEALAGLDDPRRPEPEETDSPEADSEPDPETTTPEVEDSDPEDTPPTPDPISPERPLTFEELAGLESPRTPDSEDVEPEADAETPEAETEPDDSQESEEVDVAPQPDPAPEADPISEGDLLAGNQGNDVLFGGAGNDTLFGGDGEDWLDGGSGDDMLFGDRGSDTLYGNRGNNTLVGGSLDPAMIDEDGPDLIYGGNGNDLIFGNRGDDTIFTGNGNNLAFGGQDDDLMYGGQGSDTLKGEFGDDTLLGSPRSLSAENSQGNVLTGNQGNDLILAGHGGDSLYGGDGDDLIFGGDGEDLIFGDRGNDTIYGGGGNDTLVAANGNPRVNDNDGNNVIFTGAGNNLVLGGSGDDSLVGEGGNDTIRGGSGDDMVWGGGGDDLLFGGHGNDTLCGGGGNDTLVAGNGNPTDPATGDNVLIGAAGNNLMFGNGGQDTFYGGSGNDTIFGGSGDVIAFGEAGRNLIFGQRGNDTLAGGDGDALLHGGQGNDVLFGNAGNNTLYGGQGDDTLYSGRGNSLLFGDEGNDLLFGQRGNDTLVGGGGQNSFAITNEAENNLILDFDILQDAFVLFDGITREELTFASQDGQTLLQRGGQTIAILLDVGLEDVNDITFR, from the coding sequence ATGACCCAGCATCAGCAATCCAACCATCTCCTTGTCGTTGACGTCGCCATTGAGGCTCCCGAGCCGTTAATCCAGGGGGCCGTCAGTCAGGCTCAGGTTTTGAAATTGACGGGTGAGCGCCATCCCCTCTGCGAAATCTCTGACTATCTTGAGCAGCATCAGACCATCGACGCAGTCCACTTACTGGCTCACGGAAAGCCAGGAGCCATCCAGTTGGGTCAGACCTGGTTAACACAGCAGAACTTGGACAGGTGGGGCCATCAGCTACGTCAATGGTCACAATTCCTTAGACCCCAGGCTTCAGTCATTCTCTACGGCTGTCGCACCGCCGCCGGAGCGCTAGGACAGGAGTTTCTCAACCATCTGCATCAGCTACTGGGAGTCACGGTTGCGGCGTCGACCCAAGTGGTGGGTCAAGGGAATTGGCAGTTTGACCGGATTCTTAGGCCTGAAAGCAGCCGCGAGTCTGCTAAAGATGCGGCAACGGTTCCTTATCAGATCCCTCTTCCCTTTCATCGGAATACTCTTGCCAGTTATCCCGGTACGTTTGACATTCCCAACTTCCTCTATGCGACAGACGACGCAGGAGAATCTACCCCTTCGAGGTTATATATTATTAATCCCGATACCGGAGATCTAGAAACGTTTAACGGGGGAACATTCCGTCAGCTTTCAGCACGCACATTTGCTCTATCCCGAGATGCTGACGGCAAGTTATTTTATACCGGTCCAGAACGCATAGGGACCGATGATCGAGTGTCTGTTTACCGCTTTGATCCAGACACAGGAGAAGATAGGAAGATTGGCTTTTTTAGGCCAACTACAATTGAAGATGCGACTGGACGTCCGATTTTAAGGCTGGGACAAGATCGGGATGGTCGTATCTATGCAATGACGAATCAGAATCAAGTCATTTATCGGCTTGATGTATCAGCGACAGGTGAATTTGCTGAGAATTACGAGATTCCATTAACCGAAATCACCATTCCTAACCAGGCGGGTATCCGGGGTCAGGGTGGAGGAGATTTAGCCTTTGATCCTCAAAACCCCAATGTGTTATTTGTCTCCTCGCGGGGACCGGGTACCAACAATGAGTATCGCATCTATCGACTCACGTTGACTAATGATGCAGTCACGAATGTCCAACTTGCAGGAATTGCTGTAGATAATAACGGGAATAATCTTGGGGGCGGCGGATCTTTAGCATTTGGAGCTGATCAAAATATCTACTTCAATGCAGGTACAGTTATGTACCGATTAACTCGTCAGCAGTTGAATACTGGAGGCACATTAACCGCCCAAAAGATTGAAGACTTCACCGACCGTGTGCGAGGAGGCAACCTCTCCGACTTTGCGAGCTTACCTCAAGAAATTGCCGCCTTGGTCGTATCCGTTGAGAAAGAATCAGATGGCGAAAATCTTGTCCCCGGTGACGAAATTGTCTACACGATTACTATTGAGAATAAGGGATCTAACCGTATCCCCAATGTCATTGTTTCTGATCCCATTCCCGATGGGATTGCTTCATTCAGTTGGCGCAGAACAATTGGTGGCTCAACCTCTACTGGAACCGGTGCTATTGCAGATGACAACTTTCCACTAGATGCTGGACAAACGGCTGTTTATCGTATCACAGCCACGATTCAAAGTAGTAGCAATCTGAACAGTGAAACAATTGTTAACGAAGCAAGCGTCCGAGCGCCCGGTTTTGCGTTTTTAGAAGAGCCCAATAATCCTAACTCCCGTCGTGTCAATACCCTATTTGGTTCAGACCGTATCACCTTAGCCAACACTCCTCCGGAAGTTCAAGATGATTTAGTAACTACTCCACCCGGAGAAACGACACCCATTACAGGGATTTTGGGGACAGATCCGAATGGAATTCGTGAGTACATTATTGAAACTCTTCCGAGTGGTGGCACGTTACGCTTGAACGGTCAGGAGGTGACGCCAGGTCAGGTAATTCCTGCTAACCAAATCCAGAATCTTTCCTTTACTGCTAATAACAATTTCAATGGCTCAAGTTTTACTTACACCGCCGTTGATAATCTGGGTCTACCCTCAGATAACAGGGGAACCATCACCCTCAATAGTCCACCCACAGCAACTGGAGGTAGCGAAACCGTCCCCCCCGGCAGTGCCACGAACCTTTCTGACTCTCTTCTAAGTGCCAGTGACCCTGATGGAAATGTAGACTTCTTTAAAATCACCGAGTTACCCCCAACGAGCCAAGGACGTCTGTTTATCGGCGATCCAGACCGGGGAGGGCGAGAAGTTAGACCGGACGAGCGCCTCACCCCTGAACAACTCGATCAACTTTTCTTCAAAGCAGAACCTGGCTTCACGGGGACTACCTTTAAATTCATCGCCATCGACAATGACGGTGGGCGTTCTCGGCCCGCTGAGGTCTCCCTCGATGTTGGTAATTCTCCCCCGGACACCAACAATGTCCTGCAAGTCATCGAACCGGGTACACCGGTCACCTTAGAGGGGTTGGGGGGAACGGATCTTGAGGATAACGATGATGACCTGAGGTTTGAAATTGTAGAACTCCCTGGACAGGGAACCCTAACCTTAGATGGGCGAAACGTCACTCGGGGTCAGCGCCTCACCGCCGAGGAACTGTCCCGATTGCAATTTCAGTTCCCCGAGGGTTTCAGCGGTAACACCAGTTTCAAATATGCCGCCATTGACACAGAAGGACTCAAAGACCCCACCCCAGGAACGGTATTCCTAAAAACAGAAGGCAGCAATATCCCCCCAGAGACCAATGAGGTCACCCAAAACGTGCCGCCAAATACCTTTGGCGGTGCTAACCAGATTCCAGCGGGTATTGCCACCCGTTTGACGGGACTCGGCGGAGATGACCCGGATGGGGAAGTTCAAGAGTTCCGGATTACCCAAGCTCCTCGTAATGGAACCCTCTTCCTCGGTGACCCAGGCGACGGCGGACGGGCCCTGGGGACGGGGGACAGGATTCCCAAAAACCGCATCAATGATGTTTTCTTCCTCCCCGGCAATAATTTCAATGGAACCGACTTCCGCTACGCTGCCATTGACAATGACGGGAAAGAAGACCCTACCCCCGCCCTCGTTACCCTAAACGTGGGCAATCGTTTCCCGGACACCAACAATGTCACCAATCCCTTGCCAGACCCCGGAGATATTATTCGTCTCTCGGGACTCGGAGGGAGTGATGCAGATGGACGAGTGGTTGGTTTTGTAATCAATAGCCTGCCCAATCGAGGAACCCTGTTCCTCGGGCATCCGCAGGCTGGAGGTGTGCGAGTTGAAGAAGGACAAATCCTGACCGTCGGTGAAATTGGCCGCCTCTTCTTAGATGTGGGGGGTGGAACTGGAGACATTCGCTTTACCTATTCTGCCATTGATAACCTCGGTGCCATTGACCCCATTCCTGGTCAAGTCCTCTTTACCGATCGCACCACAGCACCCGGCGATGAGGACGACGATGAGGATGAGGATGATGGTCTCTTCCCGGAGCTTGGCACTCCCTCGCCTACACCCATTGGCACTCCCTCTCCCTCCCCTTCCCCCTCCCCAGAACCTGAACCGGAGGAGGACTTGGAATCTCGGTGTCCGCCCAAACCCGAGAAGCCGGAGATTCCCGATTTACCGGAGTTACCCGATATCCGCCGTCGGATGCCGGACTCCTTACCGGTGTTAGAGGTGGATGGGTTAGAACAACTCAATAGCCGCGAAACCTCGGAGAACACTGACGGTGATACGGTAGTGGGCGGGTCGGAAGATAACGATATTCGCGGTAGTGCCGGCGATGACCAACTGCGGGGTGGCGATGGCAATGATTTAATCGTCACCGGTGGCGGGAATAATGAGCTAGCTGGGAATGCCGGGGATGATACGATTCTGGGTCATGTCGGCTCAGATACCATCTATGGTGGTCGTGATAATGACCTGATTCTCGGTCGTGGGGGGAACAACGTCATTTGGGGCGATCGCGGCGACGATACCATCTCGGGCGGCCCCGGTGACGACATCATCGGCGGCGGTCCGCAAAGCCGAACTCCGGATTTTGAAGGCAGTAATGACCTGATTTATGGGGATGCCGGCAATGACACCATCTTTGGCAATTTAGGCAATAACAGCCTCTCCGGTGGTGATGGGGATGACCTTATCTTTGGCGGCCAAGGGGATGACCTCATCTTTGGTGATGCCGGCAACGACACCCTCAAGGGAGAAGCGGGTAATGATACCCTCGTTGGCAGTCCAGATACCATCGAACCCGTCAGTAACGAAGACCAGCTGCCCGTACAGGAGGATATCCTCCCCGATGGGGAGGGGTTGACTCTAGGAGAGCTGACCTTTGAGGCGTTGGCTGGGTTAGATGACCCCCGCCGCCCTGAGCCAGAGGAAACGGACTCGCCAGAAGCCGATTCTGAGCCAGACCCCGAGACCACCACTCCCGAGGTGGAGGACTCTGACCCCGAGGACACCCCCCCAACTCCCGACCCCATCAGTCCTGAGCGACCGTTAACCTTCGAGGAGTTAGCGGGATTGGAATCCCCCCGGACTCCTGACTCCGAGGACGTCGAACCCGAGGCGGACGCCGAAACTCCTGAGGCGGAAACTGAGCCTGACGACTCCCAGGAGAGTGAAGAGGTGGATGTCGCTCCTCAACCTGACCCTGCTCCCGAGGCTGACCCCATCAGTGAGGGAGATCTCCTCGCCGGGAATCAAGGCAATGATGTCCTCTTTGGCGGAGCCGGGAATGACACCTTGTTTGGTGGAGATGGTGAGGACTGGCTCGATGGCGGTTCTGGCGATGATATGCTGTTCGGCGATCGCGGCTCAGATACCCTTTACGGCAATCGGGGCAACAATACCCTCGTCGGCGGTTCCCTAGACCCAGCCATGATTGATGAAGACGGTCCCGACCTTATCTATGGCGGCAATGGCAATGACCTCATCTTTGGCAACCGAGGGGATGACACCATCTTCACCGGCAACGGCAACAACCTAGCCTTCGGGGGACAAGATGATGACCTCATGTATGGGGGTCAGGGGTCGGATACCCTCAAAGGGGAGTTCGGGGATGATACCCTCCTCGGCAGTCCCCGCAGCCTCTCAGCGGAAAACTCCCAAGGGAATGTCCTAACCGGGAACCAAGGCAATGACCTGATTCTGGCCGGTCATGGGGGCGATAGTCTCTATGGTGGCGATGGGGATGACCTCATCTTTGGCGGCGATGGCGAAGACTTAATTTTCGGCGATCGCGGTAACGACACCATCTACGGCGGGGGCGGCAATGATACCCTGGTGGCCGCCAACGGCAACCCCCGGGTTAACGATAATGACGGCAATAACGTCATCTTCACCGGAGCGGGCAATAACCTCGTCCTCGGCGGGTCTGGAGATGACAGCCTGGTAGGCGAAGGGGGCAACGATACCATTCGCGGCGGTAGCGGCGATGACATGGTTTGGGGTGGCGGTGGCGATGACCTGCTCTTTGGCGGTCATGGCAACGATACCCTCTGTGGTGGCGGCGGCAATGATACCCTCGTGGCGGGCAATGGCAATCCCACTGACCCCGCCACCGGTGACAATGTCCTCATTGGTGCAGCGGGAAATAACCTCATGTTCGGCAATGGGGGTCAAGACACCTTCTACGGCGGGTCGGGAAATGACACTATCTTTGGCGGTAGTGGTGATGTCATTGCCTTTGGGGAAGCCGGCCGCAATCTCATCTTTGGTCAACGGGGTAACGATACTCTCGCAGGCGGTGATGGGGACGCCCTACTTCATGGGGGTCAAGGCAATGATGTCCTCTTTGGCAATGCCGGGAATAACACCCTCTACGGCGGTCAGGGGGATGACACCCTCTATAGTGGTCGGGGCAACTCCCTCCTGTTTGGCGATGAAGGAAATGACCTGCTGTTTGGACAGCGGGGTAACGATACCCTCGTTGGCGGTGGCGGTCAGAATAGCTTTGCTATCACCAATGAGGCGGAAAATAACCTGATTCTCGACTTCGATATCCTGCAAGATGCCTTTGTCCTCTTTGATGGCATCACCCGAGAGGAGTTGACCTTTGCCAGCCAGGATGGACAAACCCTACTCCAGCGAGGGGGACAAACCATTGCCATTTTGCTGGATGTGGGACTTGAGGACGTTAATGACATTACTTTCCGATAA
- a CDS encoding ABC transporter permease → MLLAFRKYSLHMGSGASLWTGVAIAIALAVTSPILFILASFLTDRREMWQHLIATVLDRYIENTVLLILGVGSLVILIGVTTAWLVAACDFVGRRILEWALLLPLAAPAYVLAYTYTEFLDFAGPVQTTLRELTGWGVGDYWFPNIRSVWGAIALLSLTLYPYVYLLSRVAFLEQSVCTIEASRVLGANPWQSFFSVALPLARPAIAAGTALALMETLNDFGTVDYFSVDTFTTGIYRTWFGFGDRIAASQLAACLLIFVFTLLWLEQRSRRQAQYYETSGNSQPPSRYLLQRSRGLLAMGVCILPIILGFLIPAAVLLQMAINQAQDTFGGRFWEFVRNSLLLSTLTALIGVIITLILAYGVRLNPSQFMKIAARVSGMGYAIPGSAIAVGILVPIGTLDNAIDRWMQATFNISTGLLLSGTITVLIFAYLVRYLAVSLSSIQSSLAKISPNLDEASRSLGYSPLATLTQIHIPLLWRGILTAAMILFVDVMKELPATLIIRPFNLDTLAIRVYNLASDERLAQASGPALALIVIGIIPVIFLSRQITRDRPRQS, encoded by the coding sequence ATGTTGCTAGCATTTCGCAAATATAGCCTTCACATGGGGTCGGGTGCATCACTCTGGACGGGGGTGGCGATCGCCATTGCCTTGGCAGTCACGTCCCCCATCCTGTTCATCCTAGCCAGCTTCCTCACCGACCGGCGTGAGATGTGGCAGCATCTCATCGCCACGGTTCTGGATCGCTATATCGAAAACACCGTCCTCCTGATCCTCGGAGTTGGCTCACTGGTGATTCTCATCGGAGTGACAACGGCCTGGCTGGTGGCGGCCTGTGACTTTGTTGGACGGCGAATTTTAGAATGGGCCCTCTTACTTCCCTTGGCGGCTCCCGCCTATGTCCTGGCCTACACCTATACCGAATTTCTCGACTTTGCCGGTCCCGTGCAAACTACCCTACGAGAGTTGACCGGTTGGGGGGTTGGCGACTATTGGTTTCCTAATATCCGCTCCGTTTGGGGGGCGATCGCCCTGCTAAGCCTAACCCTCTACCCCTACGTCTATCTCCTCAGCCGGGTCGCCTTCCTGGAACAATCGGTCTGTACCATCGAAGCGAGTCGTGTCTTGGGAGCCAACCCCTGGCAGAGTTTCTTCTCCGTAGCCCTCCCCCTGGCCCGCCCCGCCATCGCCGCTGGAACGGCCCTGGCCCTAATGGAAACCCTTAACGACTTCGGAACCGTTGACTATTTCAGCGTCGACACCTTCACCACCGGCATTTACCGCACCTGGTTTGGCTTTGGAGACCGGATCGCCGCCAGTCAACTGGCCGCCTGTCTCCTTATCTTTGTCTTTACCCTACTCTGGCTCGAACAGCGATCGCGTCGTCAAGCCCAATACTACGAAACCTCAGGCAACTCTCAACCCCCCAGCCGCTATCTCCTACAGAGGAGTCGAGGACTTCTAGCGATGGGGGTCTGTATCCTCCCCATTATCTTAGGGTTCCTCATCCCCGCTGCTGTCCTGCTCCAGATGGCCATTAATCAGGCTCAAGATACCTTCGGGGGACGCTTTTGGGAGTTTGTCCGTAACAGTCTGCTCCTATCAACTCTAACGGCCCTCATCGGCGTCATCATCACCCTAATTCTGGCCTATGGCGTGCGGTTGAACCCCTCCCAATTCATGAAAATTGCCGCCCGCGTCTCGGGAATGGGGTACGCCATCCCCGGCTCAGCGATCGCCGTCGGCATTCTCGTCCCCATCGGAACCTTAGACAACGCCATCGACCGTTGGATGCAAGCCACCTTCAACATCTCCACGGGCCTGCTTCTGAGTGGAACCATCACCGTCCTCATCTTCGCCTATCTCGTCCGCTATCTTGCCGTCTCCCTCAGCAGTATCCAATCTAGCCTGGCCAAGATTTCCCCTAACCTCGACGAAGCCTCCCGTAGCCTCGGCTATAGCCCCTTAGCCACCCTAACCCAAATCCATATCCCCCTCCTCTGGCGAGGGATTCTCACCGCCGCCATGATTCTCTTCGTGGATGTGATGAAAGAACTCCCCGCCACCCTGATTATCCGGCCCTTTAACCTAGATACCCTAGCCATCCGGGTCTATAACCTCGCCTCGGACGAGCGTCTGGCCCAAGCCTCGGGGCCGGCCCTGGCCTTAATTGTCATTGGCATCATCCCCGTGATTTTCCTGAGCCGGCAAATTACCCGCGATCGCCCCCGCCAGTCCTGA
- a CDS encoding ParA family protein, giving the protein MGYLIATTNMKGGVGKTTLTVNIAACLAKEHRQRVLVVDLDPQVSATLSLMSPTDFAKIRKDKGTLKHLLEKAITGDLDHSPVQNIIRPYGGNLQGVDVLPGDIDLYNDFLVSEVLYRKAIRNPERNFEGVWNTFEDSLMRGILKPVVDHYDFILLDCAPSYNLVTRSSLVCSDFYLIPAKPEPLSYIGMQLLERQIKKLIEIHQIEKKVQTQLIGIVFTMSRSILAGRYYKQVMRRVRQEFNEAQIFKTSIPMDVSVSRAVDSFKPVVLSDPNSSGSKAFRAVTEELLQKLQTLTPAARSIRLSKLD; this is encoded by the coding sequence ATGGGTTATTTAATTGCCACAACCAATATGAAAGGCGGTGTAGGGAAAACCACCCTGACTGTTAACATAGCGGCGTGTTTAGCCAAAGAACACCGCCAACGAGTTCTCGTGGTGGATCTCGATCCCCAAGTCAGTGCCACCCTGTCCCTGATGTCCCCCACGGATTTCGCCAAAATCCGCAAAGACAAAGGAACCCTCAAACATCTCCTGGAAAAAGCCATCACCGGTGATCTCGACCATAGCCCCGTCCAGAATATCATTCGCCCCTATGGCGGCAACCTGCAAGGGGTTGATGTCCTTCCAGGAGACATCGACCTCTATAACGACTTCCTCGTCTCCGAAGTCCTCTACCGCAAAGCCATCCGCAATCCGGAACGGAACTTCGAGGGAGTCTGGAATACCTTTGAAGACTCCCTAATGCGGGGTATCCTCAAGCCAGTGGTGGATCACTACGACTTTATCCTCCTCGACTGCGCCCCCAGTTACAATCTCGTCACCCGCAGTAGTCTCGTTTGTAGTGACTTTTATCTCATCCCCGCAAAACCTGAACCCCTCTCTTACATTGGGATGCAGCTTCTGGAGCGTCAAATCAAAAAGCTAATTGAGATTCATCAAATCGAGAAAAAAGTTCAAACCCAACTGATTGGCATTGTCTTTACCATGTCTCGCAGTATCCTGGCGGGACGCTACTACAAACAAGTGATGCGGCGGGTGCGTCAGGAGTTCAACGAAGCCCAAATCTTCAAAACCTCCATCCCCATGGATGTGAGCGTCTCCCGAGCCGTCGATAGTTTCAAACCCGTCGTTCTCAGCGACCCGAACTCATCGGGGTCTAAAGCCTTCCGAGCCGTCACCGAAGAACTCCTGCAAAAGTTACAAACCCTAACCCCTGCCGCTCGCAGTATCCGTCTCTCAAAATTAGATTAG
- a CDS encoding DUF4870 domain-containing protein, producing the protein MDSDQRKILSILCHASVFLSWTLLAVGIPVALFLLVDDQAVKTNAREVLNFYINLLIYGALIGVLWALVITIPVAFVLGILVGIANVVLPILAILKVASNPDQSYRYPFIIHLL; encoded by the coding sequence ATGGACTCTGATCAACGCAAAATTCTCTCAATCCTCTGTCACGCCTCAGTGTTTCTCTCCTGGACGTTGCTAGCGGTGGGGATTCCGGTTGCTTTATTTCTCCTGGTGGATGATCAAGCGGTTAAAACGAATGCCCGGGAAGTCCTTAACTTTTACATCAATCTCCTGATTTATGGCGCTCTCATCGGTGTACTCTGGGCCTTAGTCATCACCATTCCCGTTGCCTTTGTTCTCGGGATTCTCGTTGGAATTGCGAATGTGGTCTTGCCGATTCTGGCAATTCTTAAGGTCGCCAGTAACCCAGACCAATCCTATCGCTACCCCTTCATTATTCACCTTCTCTGA